Below is a genomic region from Periplaneta americana isolate PAMFEO1 chromosome 7, P.americana_PAMFEO1_priV1, whole genome shotgun sequence.
TTCTACTGGGCATTTAAATACTGCTTCAGTGATTAATGCCAGAACTTTTGAATACTGAGGTGAGTGGCTAATGACACACAAGTTCTGTATTCTTATGGAGGAAAAAACCGATGGCACTGGAGTGTAGTCTTTGCAAGAGTCTAGTGGcaacaaaattatttgaactaAAACCATACAAAATTACAGCCCTAAGATTACAATAATAGGCATAACTTTTGTAATAACTGGGTGTTAGAAAAGAACTGATGCATGTGAATGACAATTTCTTGAGAAGATACAAAATATGTGAGAGAAAAAACATCATATACAGCATTTTCTGTGAAAAGGATGAATACGTAAATTTTAAGCCAGTTAACTCCCACATCCTCATTTAGCTGCAGGGATGTGACTTACTATCATAAGCTGCTGACCAATTTCTCAATCTAGCTGGCTCCAACATACCTACCATATTTATTTCTTCAGATTTACAACTTACAGATGACCATAAGTACAATGCAAGTAGATTTTTACAGCATGTGTGGCCCCTCTCAGATATTAAACAATTGTTTGCCCTGCATCTTTTAgaactaaactaaattaaatgcCGAAAATAGGCTTATACATGGGGAAAAGAATTAGTCTACACCTGTTATAAACAAGTCAATAAATTACTTCAGAAATGAGTTTGACATTTCTGGTTTATTActcatattttcaatacttcGTTTACTTAGCATTTATTCTGTTTCTCTAACCCCTCTTACTTGttagatataggcctaaacttaaattaaaatacaacaaaattatgTGTGAAACACATTCACGAATATATTCAAGTAGAAAACATGATACGGTAAGTTAAGAGTGTTACTGACGAATCTCTTTTTAACAAAATACTAGGTTATTATGGAGTGATTCGAaacactgtattaaaaataattattcagcCTACATGGAAGTTTAGTCAACTCTTCTGCAATAATTAATTTCCATTCTTGTTTTTCTCTTATGATTTTCCGAAAATTGAcgactttaaaatataaattagctATATTTCTTGTTCATGTTgggaataattataacaattaataataataataataataataataataataatagtaataataataatacacttagGAGAGGCTAGTGAAGTGAACAGCATAtggtaacaccacagtctagtatatacagtcacgaagcttgggatgattttttgcatttctcacgatagttgctagccgcttggagcactgTGAGTACTATGAACAATAGGCTTtgccattgccatcgtgatctaatagagGCCATAAGACAAACCGtttgactcgcttaacccgatcacgaagggcggcatttcaaccatgtaaattagttggaatgtataaagagtaacatatgtttctctaaaatgtagtgtaattgcattaataaaatttaaaacaatgattatgagacacttatgacataattcacttgcgagttaaggtataatattatttttggcgtGAAAATTACGtcgttcgtatgtgtaatacctgcttttatttcgattaaatattgcgaaatttttgtacattcatttatgcacgattcaataattttcagttgcaccgcacggatatttagatatgttgaaattataggttatgtttactgtaccagttgcccctttctgtttaATTTTAGTGGTCTTCAATGCCCTgtcattacataattatgtatgttatgtcatatagaaattatagattatgtgtattaaatttaacttatagtcctatattcgcaattatacattataattaaacataatgtcatgtgtgATACCCCGCACTTTCAATTTATCTGTATTTATCtgctacctaagagacgaagtaacacaattgtatgtacactaatttcataggagtcgtatggtaaattttctgtctacaattaagtaaggtagatgtgctaaattaaaatcacaatataaattcttttttattaaacctcaaaatagcttcaattctaaacttaaaatgttgatgcgaacagattatgttaacatgtaaaattctcttcacattaaaataacacaattttgtaattatttttgcaacatattatgcaacaagaagtaaacggaacttatggacacattacactaaataaagcttagcaatgattcgcaataaagttataatataatacttcACTGAGCTGCGTACACTGAagtagaaaactcgaacatacattacggcatCTACATCGAACAGGCATTGACTGTGCCtcatttcgcattgttgtgaaaagttgtgtaaactgtgaaatgttcgttatcgatttaataactgtaaatggctaaaatacaataataatatgggacaaggagacttctgtagcactataaattgtaagaaaaagaggtcagagttatccttcttttgaaagatccaggaaggtgagtttataaaatataatatacctatattttatgaaaataatatattaaccttatgtatttcatatttcaatagtgtaaggaaggtgttaattttttcaaaagaatacgatatcgaaagtacaatacattttatcgtctgctagggaaagggtctgtgataaGGTGATTGTAGCAATCCTGGTGGTTatcaactacctatggatgcatatttagtaagtattgagcttcgtgactgtatatactagactgtagcaACACTAAATTATTGTCGTTTCAGAATCTGAAGTGAAGTAAGcctaatgaaaacatattttttctttgttttttcataTACAACAATTTTTTCAATCCTGCTTAGTATTTAGGTGTCTGAAGTATGTAATTTACTAATATCTTcatattgcactttttcaattatcCTGCCTTTCAAGGGTCCTGAAGAAATCTCAATTGTCACACAGAAGTTCTTCTGATCTAGTTCTCTTAAGACTGCAGTGCACCCACGGTACGCTCCGTTCACAACAGTCACTGGGCGGCCTATTGCTGGGATTACAGTTTCAAGATGTGCTTGGTCCAGCTTCAATTTATGTCCACTATCAAACATGGTCACTGCTGCCACAAATTTATCTAGCACTTCCGTTATAACGCCTTTTTTCTTGTAATACTTATCACCCAAAGATTTTGCTATCACTTTCACAACTATTCCCTCTACTAACCAATATGTTTTCCTATTCAAGCGTTCCTTTTTAGATTCTTCAGCCTGTATAATTTCGTCTAGCGCAGATGCTTTTCTTTTCTCTCCCttatcttttttatacttttcacaATTCAAGTCAGTCTTATTCTTATCTTTACTTGACATTTCTCCCTTAGTTTCATTCTTTAATGGATTACTTGATACACATGTTTTGGCTTTagattcttcatttttctttgctCCCAAACTTAAATTGACAGTTATTTTAACTTCCTCGTTTGTTCGCACAAGTTCTGTGAAAACTGTAGGCTCACTCTTGGTGCATTCCTTTCCCTTTTCAATCTGCTTCTCAATGAATGCCATCATTTTCTCCTGATCATCTCTGTCCATTTTTTCCTTTCGAACAAGAGCCTCTTGCATTGCAATTGTTTCAGGATCACGATCGATATACTGCACATACCATCCTTTTTCAGTTTCATCCACCACACACTTTCCTTCTCTTCCGAGCCATTTTACGAAGTCTGTCAGCGTTTCCCACTGTGTTGAATTCATATGCAAATGATGACGCTCTGATATATAGTCTTGATACACACGATTTGCGTGAACTCTCTTAGTTCCAAACTGACGTTTGAGTAATTCCAAATAACCTTCTTCAAATTCCTTCGAGAACTCATCGATGTACTTATCTGCGTTATCGGCGAACAAAAGCAGCTGCCGTTGGTGTGATTCGGACATCATGTGGCATTTGAAACCATTCTCATCACGACACTGCTTCTGGCACATCTGACAATACCAACGAAGTTTCTGAAGGCCTTTAGCTTTGATTTTATTCGCAATATATTTTGGGGTACCGACCTCATGTTTCCCCATTGTGTTCAATTAAATGTTTCAGAATTCTTACAAAGTAATATTGTGTGAAAGTGTTGAATAACAAGAAGTTTTAGTGTTCAATTACCTGATGATTCGACTAGTTCCAAGCTTTCTCTCACCAACGCAGCTGAcattgcatacaaacaatttcatttaattatatgCTAGCTATATTCAAAACTTAATATCCTTTGGTCTAGTTACTACTTGATCGGTATTTAGTAGCTAGCACACAACTTGCCCGTAAAAACCAGTCGCCATATTGTTTTGGATTCGATTGCATTTGCAGTTCACGATTTCACTCAACTCAGCGCTATCTTGCAACGAGTTACAGAAATCTCTGTAACTCGTTGCTATCTTGTCTCCGTTTGGTACAATTCCAGCGCTACCAACTCTACTgtactatagtaataataataataataataataataataataataataataataataataataataataataaagagaagaGCGCACAATATGCACAGAGTTTGAGATGTCACTAACTTCCGCAGTTATTAACTTCCGCAGAACTGAACTGTACTGAAAGTCGTCAAGCAGTAGTTCAAAAGTCGCTACATTCCGtagaaaaagtttcatttttgTCACTAGATGGTGCTGAAAAAGTCACTAAATCGCTGTTGTAAGCAATTGAAAAAGTTACAAGAAATTTTCGCGGAAAACAGTTTAAAGTCGCTTAAATTGGCTATACTGACAGTTTCAGTACTCTTTGGCGATTACTCGTTGACTAGGATCGATATAGCGtcagaaaacaaaagaagaagaagaagaagaagaagaagaagaagttgggTCAACTATAGGCTCTGCTCGTATTCATTTTCTCCATGTCAGTTTTGGATTTTATGGATAAATGTACATGTCTGTGGACCCGCGAAAGTTCGTGTTTAAGAG
It encodes:
- the kin17 gene encoding DNA/RNA-binding protein KIN17 — its product is MGKHEVGTPKYIANKIKAKGLQKLRWYCQMCQKQCRDENGFKCHMMSESHQRQLLLFADNADKYIDEFSKEFEEGYLELLKRQFGTKRVHANRVYQDYISERHHLHMNSTQWETLTDFVKWLGREGKCVVDETEKGWYVQYIDRDPETIAMQEALVRKEKMDRDDQEKMMAFIEKQIEKGKECTKSEPTVFTELVRTNEEVKITVNLSLGAKKNEESKAKTCVSSNPLKNETKGEMSSKDKNKTDLNCEKYKKDKGEKRKASALDEIIQAEESKKERLNRKTYWLVEGIVVKVIAKSLGDKYYKKKGVITEVLDKFVAAVTMFDSGHKLKLDQAHLETVIPAIGRPVTVVNGAYRGCTAVLRELDQKNFCVTIEISSGPLKGRIIEKVQYEDISKLHTSDT